A single genomic interval of Candidatus Eisenbacteria bacterium harbors:
- a CDS encoding carboxymuconolactone decarboxylase family protein, with the protein MTRDDATRSGEGTRASAAATGGTWERALDLLREWDPAWAETCLRMTTNPWQSGVLSRKTVELISIALNAGAAVPHPESARRHIRAALEAGASRDEILLVLKLSALRSVRSSAFAGHLLVEELPPSDLEGRRTPAQAPTPTVDMLRAAGRWDGVWDSFVYLDPEWTEEVIATRVELEKSGVMAPKLFAFLSVAYYASQGHLQPAETRRHIKAAMRAGATWEELIEVLKLCFVQSVQACNFLVPILDEELARR; encoded by the coding sequence ATGACCAGGGACGATGCGACGCGAAGTGGCGAGGGTACGCGAGCCTCCGCCGCCGCGACGGGCGGCACGTGGGAGAGAGCGCTGGATCTCTTGCGCGAATGGGACCCGGCTTGGGCCGAGACTTGCCTTCGGATGACGACCAATCCGTGGCAGTCTGGGGTGCTCTCCCGCAAGACAGTGGAGCTCATCAGCATCGCATTGAACGCCGGAGCCGCAGTCCCGCATCCCGAGAGCGCTCGCCGCCACATCCGTGCGGCACTGGAGGCCGGAGCCAGTCGCGACGAAATCCTGCTGGTCCTCAAGCTGTCCGCGCTGCGCTCCGTTCGTTCTAGCGCGTTCGCGGGCCACCTTCTGGTCGAAGAGCTACCCCCGTCCGACCTCGAGGGCCGACGGACGCCGGCGCAGGCGCCGACGCCGACCGTCGACATGCTGCGGGCTGCCGGCCGATGGGATGGCGTCTGGGATTCCTTCGTCTACCTGGATCCAGAGTGGACCGAGGAAGTCATTGCCACCCGAGTGGAACTGGAAAAGAGTGGCGTCATGGCGCCGAAGCTCTTCGCCTTCCTGAGCGTCGCCTACTACGCATCACAGGGACATCTCCAACCAGCCGAGACGCGCCGGCACATCAAGGCCGCGATGCGAGCCGGGGCCACCTGGGAAGAGCTCATCGAAGTCCTCAAGCTGTGTTTCGTGCAGAGCGTGCAGGCCTGCAACTTCCTGGTGCCGATCCTCGACGAGGAGCTCGCGCGGCGCTGA